CCCCCGTGCGCCGCTTCGTGGACTTCATCGCCGGCTCGGAGCGGGGAGTGACGCGCTGACATGGATCGGCTTGCGGTAATTGCAGGGGCGGGGGAGTTCCCGGTGCTCATGGTCCGGGAGCTGCGCCGCCGGGGCGTGGAGACCGTGGCGGTGGCCTTCGAGGAAGAGGCCGACCCGGCCATCGAGGCCGAGGCGGACCGCACCTACTGGCAGGGCGTCGGCAAGGTGGGCAAGCTCCTCAAGCTCCTCAAGAAGGAGAAGATCGAGCGCGCCGTCTTCGCGGGCAAGGTGCACAAGACGCGGATCTTCAAGGACTTCCGCCCCGACATCAAGGCACTCACCCTGCTCTGGGGCCTCAAGGACCGAAAAGACGACACCATCATGCTCAAGGTGGCCGAGGTGCTGGCTGCCGAGGGGGTGGAGCTCCTGCCCCAGACCGTCCACATGGAGGCCTATCTGCCCGGCCCCCAGGTCTTCACGGCGCGGGAGCCGACGGAGGAGGAGCGTGCCGACGTGGAGTTCGGTGCCTCGGTGGCCCGGGAGCTCGGCCGCCTCGACATCGGCCAGACCGTGGTGGTGAAGCGGGGCGCGGTGCTGGCCGTGGAAGCCATCGAGGGCACCGACCCGGCCATCCGCCGGGGGGGGAGCCTGGGGGGGGCAGGGGCGGTGGTGGTCAAGGTGGCCAAGCCGTCCCAGGACCTGCGCTTCGACGTGCCCGCCGTCGGGGTCGACACGATCCTGACCTGCGTCGACGCCGGCATTCGGACCCTGGCCATCGAGGGCGGCCGCACCTTCTTCTTCCAGCGCGACGAAGCCGTCGCCCTGGCCGGCCGCAACGGAATGGCGATCCTGGCCTTCTGAGATGCCGACCCTCGCCC
The genomic region above belongs to Thermodesulfobacteriota bacterium and contains:
- the lpxI gene encoding UDP-2,3-diacylglucosamine diphosphatase LpxI (LpxI, functionally equivalent to LpxH, replaces it in LPS biosynthesis in a minority of bacteria.), with protein sequence MDRLAVIAGAGEFPVLMVRELRRRGVETVAVAFEEEADPAIEAEADRTYWQGVGKVGKLLKLLKKEKIERAVFAGKVHKTRIFKDFRPDIKALTLLWGLKDRKDDTIMLKVAEVLAAEGVELLPQTVHMEAYLPGPQVFTAREPTEEERADVEFGASVARELGRLDIGQTVVVKRGAVLAVEAIEGTDPAIRRGGSLGGAGAVVVKVAKPSQDLRFDVPAVGVDTILTCVDAGIRTLAIEGGRTFFFQRDEAVALAGRNGMAILAF